The DNA segment tttaaaccaGCTAAGCATTCCACTCCTTCGGTTGCTTCTGTAATCTCTTACTAACTCATCAAGATTTGTGACATCAGTCCTTCCATCTGAATAAAATTCAGATCCTATACTTCCAGCATCATCATCAATCATGTAATCTCGTTTCCTATCTGGTAAGTAGGCCAACTACACATTAAAAACAAAAGTAATCAGTAAGCGTACACCTTCTAGTTCTAGTCATAAGATTTGATCTCTAAAACAATACTAAACAAGTCATCCATCCAGATAAACCTGTTATCTCATGGATACCTAAAAAGATATTATGTCAATACCTCATCTTCCCCAAATGAGTGCCTCCGCCTGTGGCTGGGGTTTTCATGGATATTAGGTTGGACCGTGTTTTTTGTAGAAACCAAAATCAGCTTGGTTAATCTCTGAATTCTTCCCATCAAAGCTGCTTTTGCTTGCTCTTCCTCCTCCAATCTTGATTGCAACTTCACCTGCCCTGCCTCCAACTGTAAAATATATAGGTATATCAGAATAGAAcactatattattttctttagtAGCCAAGTTTTTGTCAGAtagatttttaatattatagatTTTCAATGTGTTATACCGTGTTAGAATATATTTAGTAATgttattcttattttgaaaaatgagcaaacattttttttaaaaagtaaacaAACAAGGCCTCATCATTTTACTGATGAAATACACATAATGTGTCATTTTGACAGACATAATTTTTCCAGCCAATCCAAAATTACCGATGCTTTCAAATCCCAACCCCACCAAACCACAATCCTAGGAAGGATAAGGGAGTAACACAGTCAAATTATATTGCAGCATGACACTTAAGTATACACAGCCAAAATACATGCCAATGATATCAATAACAAAGGAATGTTACTTTCATAATCACGACTGAATGAGAAAACAGGTGAACCTACACACTGATGCTTTGGCTACTTATACATGGACTGAATATTATATTAAGGGTCTCTTCTTTTGTCTTAGTTGTATTTAAATCCTACTTTGTGATTCAACAAGACAAGTGAATTTAGGATAACATCACATCCCCACTCAAGTGAATTAGAATTATCGGACCAACAAAAAGCAGTTACCTAAATGAGCAAGTATCTGAGATGCTATCTAAGGAACAAACCTGAAGTTTCAAATTTACTAGATCTTCTTGGCTTGGTGCCATCAAATTTTGTTTCTCCATCATGCCACTCTTTAAATTCTGAAGCTCTTGTTTTAAACTGGAAATTTCTCGctgatattttttaatgagaGACTTCTCGTCCAAAATCTaaacagaaaaaataaaataaagattgatGAGAGCTCAGACAAGTTTCAAAATTCATCATTTATACATGAATGGCGAAGAATTACATAGATCTGACCTTATTTTGAGAGGCTTTGATTTCCACATGCTTACTACGTTGAGCAAACTTAAGAGTGTTGTAAGTTTCTTCTGAATTGCTAGAGGCTGGTGTCACTGTGCAAATGAGCTACAAAAAATTCCAAGAGTAATCATATTCTCTGGAAGcatcacaaaaaaataaagttacgCAGATAAAAAGTGTCGAATAGCAAGTCCATAAAGATATATTTGCACGTGTGACTAAAACTTACAGAGACTCGACCATGTCCACTAAGAGAAGACTGCAACAGTCGTGTCAGCTTTGAATCTCGATATGGTATATGAGTGGACTTACCATCCGTTAGTTTAGATATCACCTGAATCAAAcgagaaaatatttgaaaaacatataaaattgcATTCACCATGGGGTGTGGTGAGAGGGCAACAACCGATTTAGCACCCAACTTCATAGACCAACTCCAGAAAGAATTAGCAAACTAACTTCCCCAATCCCAAACTAAATTCTCCGACTTCCTTGTATGGGGCCATATCTAATGTTTCATTTCTTGAAAAGAATGTTCTCTCCCTAAGAATAACTTACCTGAAACTACTAAACTGTAACAATGTGACATTTTAATGACTTTCAACTACTTTGTAGTGCATGCGGCATGCCAAAGCAAATTACTCCCAAAATTGATTGTCCGAACAAGGGAAAGAAATGGACATCATAGAAAGCAAAGGATTGATAGTTTTATCTCAGAGGATGTGAGTCATATTACAATGAGTCTTAAAACATACACTAGGAAATTTACCATCCAGATGAAAGATAGGAACGAAAGACATGAACATGTATCTTACAGTGCCAAGTGTCAGTAagcttttatttatatatgaacCCTCTTTTCTCCTCAGTCCTGTGGTCTCTGTTTTGGAACTTTCAGACCCTGCTAAGTCAATTAAATGCTATAAAAGAGTTTAGTTTGATCAATACCCAAACATCAGGTCATTAAATAGTTTGGTTAGACCACTAAAAATTACAGTTGAATGCAATGAAGCTAGGAACTTGGAAGCATACATATACTGatgcaaaattaatttttaatatattgaagATGTTAAAGAGAATTAGAGCTAATAATAACGATGAAATCAGAACCACCCAgaataacaatggaataacttCTTATGCAAAACATACCAGCTGTGACAATGCCACTTCCCCTTGATTTTCCCCGTGTAAACTGCTTTCTATAGTCTGTGACCATTACAGCAAGGCGTAAAAATTTCAATAAGTACTCAACACATTCATCGTtatgaaagaaatgaaaaaagTTGACATTTTATCTGGAATAAACCTTTCAAGACAAGCAATTTTGGATCCACTATTTAGTTTCAATTTACATAGCACGAGATAATCGTGACAGTGGAGAATAAAAAAATCAGACAGTGTTTCTCAGATTATTACGTAAGGAGAAGGAGAACCCAAAGTAGTATGAACAAACATATCTGATTGTAATATTCAGGAGTATGATTTAATAATTGATGGAAGCGCGCCAAGCGGCTATACTTGTGCACTAACAAAACTTTAAGCAAATCATTGGACAAGATTCTAAACATAACATGTAATTGAATTGATCATATCATGCTTCCCCGATCCATTATGTCAATATGACATCTGATTTGTCATAGATTTAAAAGAGTATTTAATTAAGACACATCAATTTTGTCTGTTTTAGGTATTAGAAAAATTTCAGTTCGTCatagatttaaaagacattatttaattaagacACATCAATTTTTTCTGTTTTAGGTATTATAAAAAACTCAGTTCATGATACGAGCTTCTTAAATGTTCAACATAAATATATGGCCAAGTCTTTTTTCTATCCAACTTGTAAGCAAGGTTCTGCACATTGAATTATATTGTTCTTCATGATTTACAAAGATTTGCGACAAAATAAGGAACTGATACCGAAGGTCTAGCTGTGAAGTCTTCTTTTAAATGGAACAAATTAGAGGGAGATCTCAGTGGCAAATTTTGGGGAGCAGTTCAGACATGAGTTAGCCCAAGAGTCTTATCAATGCAAATGGTACCTATAAAAAATAACAAGATAATAGAAGGCAGCAACTGGTTAAGATCCAGACTTCAGATTTGAAGCTTGGGTCAATGATTTCAGACGTTTCAGTCTGTCTCTCAAAGAGGATGTTGAGACTGTTAAAAAACGATCTTTGGGTTTAATCCACTTAATTATCAAGGAACATACTCCTCGTACTTTGATACTAAAGAATGATTTTTCACACTTGTTACTGAGAAAGGAACAGTTAGTAAACATAGATCAGCCAAAATTCCAAATGTTTCAAACCCACACCCGACAACCTTACGCTGACACCCACCCTTCCTGTCAGCAACTAATTCCTGTACTTCTACAGCTCATTGACACTTGACAAGAAATTTAGATACATCAATCGGAATGAGATTCTTTTAAACATTAAAACAAGAATTATAGCATGAATATCACAACCATAGATGTAAAATGCAGAATTTATGAATAAGAACAAGAGGTGTAATACCAAAGTGAATATCGTGTGGCTTCGACTGCTGAGTAAATTGAAGTTAGTAGAACCCACGTGTCGATGCTCTACATACACAATAAATTACAAGTTAAAGATTGTCCTTAATTGTACATAAAAACCTCACAAGAAAAATGTCCAAGTTAAAGATCAGTAAAAGTTTATATCAGCAGCATTGCATTGCTATCAAAGGATAAAATATATACGAGACAGGGTCTCATATTTATGCCTGGGGAAAGAGCAGGAACAGTATACCAAATGCCatcgttaaaagtaataagcgACCATTCAAAAAAGATAATTAAAATAAGGGACATACAACAGTGCAAGCATGCATACCTTCGCCGGATGCTATGAGTGAAAGAGCATGGGCAGGTGACAGAACAACTTCTTCTTTTATTCCCTCAACATATGTACCCTGTCaagttgcaatttttttttaattaacattcAGATTGAATTATAGGCAACAATGGTCTAATTAAACACACCTTTGCATGTGAGAGGAACATTCTGGAGTTATGACTATATAGGCAAAAATAGTCATTTGTATAAGAAATCTCTACATATTTCCAGTGTCATATgtccaaatatttaaataaaaaaggtAAAAAGGAACAAGTGCAATCCACCAGTTTTGAATTCAGTGCAATAAATAACCACACTTTCTATAATCTTTTAACATGGACTTATGGAGGTAGTAAAGTAGAGATCTTCACTATAAAGAGGAATAGAAGAGTCCAAATCCAGGATATCAATTAAATTTAAACAAGAACAATGCTCAGTGATTCTTCCTCGGTAAAGAGAGGAGCTAAATGCAACACCATTGCCATATAAAACAACAACTTCTTTGATTTCAAATATAGAAGTATAGAACTGACAATTTTTGTACAATACTTGGtctaaaaacttttaaaatcgAATTATACATGATATGCTGTAATATCACATCAAGGTCATAGCTCATCTGTTATGTTGCTAATGAATAGTCAATAAAAGCTTTAAAGGTATCAAATAAATATTGGAAATAAATATCACAGGGAAACCTAAAAAGCATAGGTAATTGTATatgttttttcattttccatAAACTCAAACCAAACTGTTTTATGCAGTAAATGTTTTATATTTGACTTTTCATAACTCCCAAAAATAATGCTATTTTAGTACATTATATTCTAACacaatattatatttcaaagttttaaataaTCACATAATCGGATATATTCTAACATGACAAATCATCTACTGCAGAAAATATCTCCTTAGAAAGAAGCCAGATACATATTGCTTTCCACAGTTCATTTCCTGAAAATATATTTGAAGGAGATGCTTTTCTGAAATACCGAAAACAAATACCTTTAGAAATATCTTAACCTTATTGGGCATTGGTcctctaatatattttttggagAATAATCTTCATGTAAACACCATAACAAAAAATACATAGAAAATATTACATTTGATTAAGATGCACCGATAATCAGAAGAAATCAAATGCGATAAGATTAAAAACATGACACAGTCATAAACCACTTTCTACATGAAACATCTATACCTGAGTATCTTCTCGTATTCTAAGATTTTGCCCTGTAGGATCCAGCAAGTCGTTGATGACCTAAACATCCCACCCATAAACTCTTACTTGAgatttagaaaatatattttgacaAAGCGGACTAGAAAGctcaatataaaaatagtatCGGGAGCACATAATTTTATCACAAGTCACTAAAGCAACTATGTGAAGAGAAGCGAACAACTTCATGCAAATTACACAATACGACAACAGTTAAGAGGATGCACATTGTTCTATCTTATTACAGTGAGTTCATCATTATGCTCCAAGTGTTTCACAGTTCACACTAACATGCAAAATATAAATGTTAACAAGCTTCAGATAAGTCTATCAAACTCAAGTCAACAAAATCATGAAGGTCAAatctaaaataaaaactttagTCATGACTCATTCCAGCAAATTCCTAATGACAAATAACAAACCAACAAATGGCCCCACTACTTTTattattccttttttttttacctaaatcaaataataatgtgATTTCCATCAGACAAAGGCGAAAAAATGGTGAATATCAAGCAATTTTCATGCCATGTTATCCAGTTATCAGCCTATACATGTCATTTTAGAATCAGTGGTTTGTAATATGTTTatacattttatcaaacaaaaaGCCAAAGATGACTGAAGCATGCTAAACAATGAAACTTACCTCGTTATAGATTTCTAAATATGAAACTCGAAGGAGAAACTCCCGTCCAGGTGTCTGAAAAAGCACACTTACAATTACTCAAAATTCACTGGAGAAAATAAATCTTCTCTATTAATGAACTTAAGGCATCCACAGTTCTTGCTCTGTCATGCATAGAAACGACCATAATTACCTCTTGTATAATTCCAAAGACATCCTTAACAGCCAGTGGAATGACTCCTGGTGATTTCTGCTCCCCCTGGaataaaagagagaaaaaagcATGCATCGGTAATATTAACATTTGggaataaaaataagaaaaagtgcAAGACTACCTATCTACGAGGCCAAGTAATTCCAAGAGTATATCAATATTTTCAGAATTGTAAAATAATTGCCTGTGTTTGAATACTTTGTAAAACCAGATTATTCATAGTCCGTTATCCTGGGTGAATCCAAATTCTCAAACAGATCTCGATAATCACCAGTAATCATAGGTGAAAAAGAAAATCAGAGAGCTTATAATAGCTACGCttcacacatatatatttgCTATAAAATTCCATGGCGGGAGGAGGATAAATACTACAGAGAGCGAGTGAAAATAACTATTACATGCATCGTATGCGTCTTCCCACTGCTGGTCACACCGTACGCAAACACTGTGCCTACAAAGAGATAAAACGCAGTCAGAAACCATGACAAACTTAGATATATGTTTGTAAGGCAAGGAAAACAATATGTAACTAAATATCAGAACAGATCAGGTTTATTAGCTTCGAGACATCCATCCATTAAATGaaatatcaagaaaatattacacTCAATATCGACCATAGATTGAGAAACAGCAAGGATGGCTTGAGTATAGCTCTTCCTTCAGGAGATAAGAAACATATTGTAATCTATGTTGAACAGTTCTAAAAAGATCAAGTCAACCTAGAGTAAGAGAATGCAGCATATGTGATATATACGGTATTCGGTAATTACCATTTACTCCATTCATAGCACCATTTACAACGTGCTGAGCTGCGACATCGTAGACATGGCGAGTTGTTGTTGCAGGACCAAATACTCTGTCTGATAACAAAAGTGATCTTAATTATTCAGTGtcaagaaagaaaaaagaaaaataataaaaatcaaaacaGAGGCATAAGGAACTGAGTCGCGTACACAACGATTTCTACAAGTAAAAATTCAGAATctattgaataatattttgaacataACATCCACGCCGACCTTCCTCTTCTCAATCAACGCCAACAtcctatatatataaatctttTCCAATATCTCTTCGAATTAAAAAAGATAATTTCGACAAACGGCGATGACTCACTAATTACTTGCACATTTACCGTTAAACATATATGAACAGTATATTCATAATACATGAACTGCGAATAGGCTTTTGATGCTAACCGAAGCCAAGGGCTATATCAGAATTGAACTCGTTGGATACAGTATAGTCTCCATCAGCAAACCAAGCTACTTCATCGCCTTTACTAATCTCTCGAACACTTCAACCAGCACAAAAACATGAAATGAAACGAATCCAAATGTAGGAATCCTCAAACTTCACTaactatatataaaataaacacTCAGGGATTTCGGCGGGCCCTGACCGTTAACCAAAGCGAAATCCAGAGATTTAATCAACAAAATACGAGGATCAATTTTACCTGAGGGGACGAAATCGCACGGTAACCGTAACGTTTTCTTTAGTTTTGGTCGGAGGCGCTTGAGCTGGTTGCTTGGAGAAAGCGTTGGTTGAGGAGGATGAGGTGGTGGGACGGGGGGCGTGCTTGGAGGAGGCGATCGGTGGAGGATGTGTTTTCCGAGAGCGGAAGGGGGAGATGGAGTAGCGGCCGGTGGCGGAGGAAGACATGCCGGCTGAGTTAGCAGCTCTCGGGCTTTCTTCTGCCTTTTTAAGTCCCTCCAAATGTGAAATGCCCTTCGTGTTTTTGAAATTGTAGCCCGTCTTTTTCCTTGCTTTTTCcctttttatcaaattttaataatttgtatcCTTCCCACCAAATCATGTAATTGATTAGAATAAGTCTCTCATGagtcggtctcacgaatctttatctgtgagacgggtcaaccctaccgatattcacaataaaaaataatactcttagcataaaaagtaatatttttttatggatgacccaaataaaa comes from the Primulina huaijiensis isolate GDHJ02 chromosome 8, ASM1229523v2, whole genome shotgun sequence genome and includes:
- the LOC140982940 gene encoding kinesin-like protein KIN-7C, mitochondrial, with the translated sequence MSSSATGRYSISPFRSRKTHPPPIASSKHAPRPTTSSSSTNAFSKQPAQAPPTKTKENVTVTVRFRPLSVREISKGDEVAWFADGDYTVSNEFNSDIALGFDRVFGPATTTRHVYDVAAQHVVNGAMNGVNGTVFAYGVTSSGKTHTMHGEQKSPGVIPLAVKDVFGIIQETPGREFLLRVSYLEIYNEVINDLLDPTGQNLRIREDTQGTYVEGIKEEVVLSPAHALSLIASGEEHRHVGSTNFNLLSSRSHTIFTLTIESSLHGENQGEVALSQLHLIDLAGSESSKTETTGLRRKEGSYINKSLLTLGTVISKLTDGKSTHIPYRDSKLTRLLQSSLSGHGRVSLICTVTPASSNSEETYNTLKFAQRSKHVEIKASQNKILDEKSLIKKYQREISSLKQELQNLKSGMMEKQNLMAPSQEDLVNLKLQLEAGQVKLQSRLEEEEQAKAALMGRIQRLTKLILVSTKNTVQPNIHENPSHRRRHSFGEDELAYLPDRKRDYMIDDDAGSIGSEFYSDGRTDVTNLDELVRDYRSNRRSGMLSWFKLKKPEHVSSSSAEHESSVSDSPASSSKTSQNRVRFSDMKDLQRKSISRKREDASPAIHFPGRTQAGELFSADVGERRLPPTGSTITDQMDLFREQIKMLSGDVALSMSSLKRLSEQASKNPEDLQLKEKVQKLKNEIREKKLQMRVLDQRMIGSGETSPYSLSSVDMSQALSRLATQLNEKTFELEIKSADNRVLQEQLQGKISENAEMQETITLLRQQLDSLQSNKATRSADCTTWMNCSDESLEMINGRTEINSCSEISIGESTPTSVVSVSRTFGHEDANECNGSTISKTQLLEQAAEIESLKQGKIKLIEEKDGLEIQCDKQAEEAEYAKELAAAAAVELRNLAEEVTHLSYQNAKLAADLSAAKEVRCKACCQKSALIDTRQNRIICGRSDACMRKPEDRLSMEEFELELNARYQREASLVAALSERDKIEADLRKTLDDAKKHEEKLENELANMWVMVAKMRKSPASYKDNSTIGHVTSCFSEIKVMNGFPSLEGLTKFYQNEESVEEIRSVDDLKVRH